ATACCTCTACCTGATGATATGAGGTTGCTTCCATGATACCATCTGCAACAAGCTTGCTGATAATTGGTGAGGCACCGTGGTATCTGAGACCTCCTGCATGGATCGCTGGTGGTATGAATTCAGAACCGAGTGTGTACATCTTAAGCAGAGGTGTCATCTGTGCCATGTCACCAAAGTCATACTTGAACTCTCCACAAGTGAGAGTCGGACATGCGGATGGTTCTACTGCTATGAATCTTGTGTTTGTCTTGCCTGCAAGGTTGTCCCTGATGTATGGCAGACTCACACCGGCAAGGTTACTTCCACCGCCACAGCACCCAATAACGATATCAGGATAGTCCTCTGTCTTGTCGAACTGTGCCTGGGTCTCAAGACCAACTACAGTCTGGTGAAGACTGGTGTGATTCAGGACACTGCCAAGTGCATACTTTGTGTTGTCGTTGAGAGCTGCTTCCTCAATTGCTTCACTGATTGCGATACCAAGACTGCCTGTTGTGTCAGGATACATTTCACGGATCTTTCTTCCAAACTGGGTTTCTGTGCTTGGTGAAGGAACCACGGTTGCTCCCCAAAGGTTGATAAGTGACTTTCTGTATGGTTTCTGGTAGTAGCTTGAGCTTACCATGTAGACCTTACATTCAATGTCAAAATAGTTGCAGCAGAGTGATAATGCACTGCCCCACTGGCCTGCACCGGTCTCAGTTGTGATCCTCTCGGTGCCTTCTTTCATGTTGTAGTATGCCTGTGCGATGGCAGTGTTAGGCTTGTGACTTCCTGCAGGACTGACACTCTCGTTCTTGTAGTATATCTTTGCAGGTGTTCCCAGAACTTTCTCAAGCCTGTGTGCCCTGTGCAGAGGTGATGGCCTCCAGAGTGTGTATATATCCCTGATCTCTTCAGGAATGTCAATGTATCTTTTAGAGCTGATCTCCTGGTTGATAAGTTCCTTTGCAAAAATTGGCTCAAGATCTGCAGGATTCATTGGCTCATTTGTTGCAGGGTTAAGCGGTGGTTCTACCGGCAGGTCTGCAAGTATGTTATACCACTGCTTCGGCATTTCATTTTCGTCAAGTAATATCTTTGTATGATCCATAGTTTCTACCTCTGTAAAAAATAGAGTCTCTAATGTATATCAAAGTACATTAGAGTGATATTTAATGCTTTTGATTTATCAATTATACACAATATACACAAAAAACAACTTTGAAAAAAGTTATGAAAAGCAGATCCTTAACGGAATCTACTTTCTTTTGAAAATACCTGCTGCAACCAGTGCGAATCCAGCACATAATGCTGTAAATGCAGGAGTTGATGGAGAGCTGCTTTCAGCTTCAGAATTCGATGTTGAATCAGTTGTGGATTCTGCACCATCGTAGTACTCTTCGGAGATAGTGACGTAGGCGGCGGTGAATTCACCTTTTGCAATTGTAGTCGGAGTGTCAAGATCAGTCATTTGGTAATAAAAATCAATAGGTGCACTACCTCCAGCCCATTCTTCATTTGGAGCGACTGTCCATTCAAAAATCCTTGTTTCATTTGCTTCAATGACACCCCGTGTACCCGTTCCTAAACTTAAGGTCGGTCCATTAATTATATCGAAATCATCATTGCCTATTGATAGTAACTGGACTGCAAGGAAGTTCTTTTTGTAGCAAGTAACTTCAAACCTCAATACAAATGGTTCACCTATTTTTAACAGTGGTTTGGGAGTTGAAGCCCCTGGATACAGTTCATCGTTATAATAAACATCAATTTTGATGTTAGAATTCTCACAAGAAACAGGCGTTGCTAACAGACATAATATGCAAATAAAACATAAAATACCTACTTTAATGTACATATTTTCTCCTTTCTACTAGTA
The sequence above is a segment of the uncultured Methanolobus sp. genome. Coding sequences within it:
- a CDS encoding TrpB-like pyridoxal phosphate-dependent enzyme, with product MDHTKILLDENEMPKQWYNILADLPVEPPLNPATNEPMNPADLEPIFAKELINQEISSKRYIDIPEEIRDIYTLWRPSPLHRAHRLEKVLGTPAKIYYKNESVSPAGSHKPNTAIAQAYYNMKEGTERITTETGAGQWGSALSLCCNYFDIECKVYMVSSSYYQKPYRKSLINLWGATVVPSPSTETQFGRKIREMYPDTTGSLGIAISEAIEEAALNDNTKYALGSVLNHTSLHQTVVGLETQAQFDKTEDYPDIVIGCCGGGSNLAGVSLPYIRDNLAGKTNTRFIAVEPSACPTLTCGEFKYDFGDMAQMTPLLKMYTLGSEFIPPAIHAGGLRYHGASPIISKLVADGIMEATSYHQVEVFDAAVTFARSEGIAPAPESSHAIKCAIDEALKCKETGEEKTILFNLSGHGHFDMASYDKYFSGELTND
- a CDS encoding sarcinarray family MAST domain-containing protein, with product MYIKVGILCFICILCLLATPVSCENSNIKIDVYYNDELYPGASTPKPLLKIGEPFVLRFEVTCYKKNFLAVQLLSIGNDDFDIINGPTLSLGTGTRGVIEANETRIFEWTVAPNEEWAGGSAPIDFYYQMTDLDTPTTIAKGEFTAAYVTISEEYYDGAESTTDSTSNSEAESSSPSTPAFTALCAGFALVAAGIFKRK